In Halodesulfovibrio sp. MK-HDV, the genomic window AGGGCAATGGGCGACCGTTCTTCCTGAGATGATGCAGACTGCTGCCATTCATTCCCTTAACTCTACACAACTGGTCCGTTCGTTTAACAATACACAATCCGGAATTGCCGCTGACTACAAACTGGTGTGGAGCATTGAAGATTTTTATGCGCGCTACGCCGGAAAAAAATATCCACCACAAATATATGTTACGTTTAACTGCTGGCTTATCGACACTGACAAAGCACTGGAACCTGTTGCATCATCTGTCTTTGCAGGGAACGAAATTGCCTCAGGGCAAGGGCTTGTCCCAATTGTTGAATCATTCAATCGAACTGTAAAAACGATTTTGAATGATATGAATGCATGGGTGACATGTACGATTGAAAGACAACAATTGAACAAGCAAATGCACTCTACAGTAAGCAACACAGGTGGTAATTAGCCGCTCATCCTCTATGCATGTAGTCTGTTGGAAAAAATAACTTAATCACTATAGAAGCGCCGTAATTAATACGGCGTTTCTGCATTTCTAAACTCCATGCTGACGCACGAATGAGGAAATACGCTCTTTTTATCTGGTGTTATTGAATTTTTTTGTAAAAATTAGTATCTATAGAATCACTATCGCTTTGTCGTTCATAAATTTAATTGTGCCTGCAAAAAGACAATTCCGTAACCGGAGGGAATGTATGAAAATTGATAAGTTGAGCTTTCAGATTGCCGGACAACTTCTCGAAGGGCGAAAGTCATTCAGAGAGATTGCACAGGAACTTGCTGTTGCGGAAAACACCGTACGTTCCCGTATTAACAAAATGCAGAAAGAAGGCGTGATGGATATTGTCGCGCGTCTTGATGTAGAAAAACTCCCCGGCCATACCATGGTATTTACGGGTGTATTGCTTGATGAACGCGATCTTTTTGCGAAATGTCAGGAACTTAGCCAATTACGCGGCGTTGTTTCAGGCGCAGTTGTGACAGGTCGATTTGATATTATTTTGACCCTGCTGCTTCGGGATGGATTCGGACTGTTAGAATTCTACTCTGAAGAAATGTCCAAGATTGAAGGGATTCGTTCTGTGGAAAGCTTTGTTGTATATAAAGGCTCAAACTTAATGACACCATACATCCTCGACCCGAATACACTCCCTGAGTAACGATCAACACTCGTTGCAGGGAACACATTGTTTGCATATACATTCTAATTTGCGCACAAAAAATCTC contains:
- a CDS encoding ABC-type transport auxiliary lipoprotein family protein, translating into MRKLIVRLLIVPLVLAVCSGCAIDVGLQPPSAAEHYMLAVSTESPAQTAMHAVPTVSVGRPQANAFLNSTGIAVLQPNQQVLYYAKGQWATVLPEMMQTAAIHSLNSTQLVRSFNNTQSGIAADYKLVWSIEDFYARYAGKKYPPQIYVTFNCWLIDTDKALEPVASSVFAGNEIASGQGLVPIVESFNRTVKTILNDMNAWVTCTIERQQLNKQMHSTVSNTGGN
- a CDS encoding Lrp/AsnC family transcriptional regulator → MKIDKLSFQIAGQLLEGRKSFREIAQELAVAENTVRSRINKMQKEGVMDIVARLDVEKLPGHTMVFTGVLLDERDLFAKCQELSQLRGVVSGAVVTGRFDIILTLLLRDGFGLLEFYSEEMSKIEGIRSVESFVVYKGSNLMTPYILDPNTLPE